In Elusimicrobium sp. An273, a genomic segment contains:
- a CDS encoding recombinase family protein, with protein MLNKENQFQEKAVIFLRVSSIKQEDGYSLDAQEKLARSYAQRNNLQIVKMWKVQESAWGKKERKEFSAMLDFVKRNDSVKHVIFDVVDRMTRNDADKIRVIRLIREYHKSIHFSRTNQLLNDQTLDSNKEFMMDVEVAASKKLSNDIAYKTRMGMVEKAEQGIYPGNAPLGYINVTTKEKESIIEADPVNAPLVTELFEYASTGKYSLEELEEIFYGKGLRTKSRGNRVSLKSISKMLHSPFYYGVFKWGKKIYQGTHTPLVSKAVWDKTQDSLAAKAHRYDTRHNYPFNRLITCEHCGHYILGAKAKHKYLYYRCAHYNKDHKKSGYLTEARLAEQLADTIQDIELPKEVVEVLCKGLKQKGLRANQINAGTKQILQKELERVNGRIEALLDMYLDRKITDAAYQAKNRQLQEERERIEGELSRCTRSAEGAQRAVQGLAMLSGLKKCYREADNYGKADLLRAVGAKFLLTQDNQIVVEYKEPFKAIYEAKHLAQTDAKEAERDKKTALLNKGCLEIYDDKSAQGASQSCSRNYWGG; from the coding sequence ATGTTAAATAAGGAAAATCAATTTCAAGAAAAAGCCGTCATCTTTTTGCGTGTTTCCAGCATTAAGCAGGAAGACGGATACTCCCTGGACGCACAGGAGAAATTGGCCCGTTCGTATGCTCAGCGTAACAACTTGCAGATAGTAAAAATGTGGAAAGTACAGGAATCTGCCTGGGGCAAGAAAGAACGCAAGGAGTTTAGCGCTATGCTGGACTTTGTAAAGCGTAATGACAGCGTAAAACACGTGATATTTGACGTGGTGGATCGTATGACCCGTAACGATGCCGACAAAATACGGGTAATCCGTTTAATCCGTGAATACCACAAAAGTATTCATTTTTCCCGAACCAACCAGTTGTTAAATGACCAAACGCTGGATTCCAATAAGGAATTTATGATGGATGTGGAAGTCGCGGCTTCCAAAAAGTTATCTAACGACATTGCCTATAAAACCCGTATGGGTATGGTGGAAAAAGCCGAACAGGGCATTTATCCGGGCAATGCGCCGCTGGGGTATATAAACGTAACTACGAAAGAGAAAGAGTCCATTATCGAAGCGGACCCGGTTAATGCCCCGTTGGTGACGGAACTGTTTGAATATGCCTCTACAGGTAAGTATTCTTTGGAAGAGTTGGAAGAAATCTTTTACGGTAAAGGGCTTAGAACCAAGAGCAGGGGGAACCGAGTCTCGTTAAAAAGTATCTCCAAAATGCTTCATTCTCCCTTTTATTACGGTGTGTTTAAGTGGGGCAAAAAGATTTACCAAGGGACGCATACGCCACTTGTTAGCAAAGCCGTATGGGATAAAACCCAAGACTCCCTGGCCGCTAAGGCTCACCGCTATGATACACGGCACAATTATCCCTTTAACCGCTTAATCACCTGCGAACATTGCGGGCATTATATATTGGGGGCCAAAGCCAAGCATAAGTATTTGTATTATCGGTGTGCGCATTACAATAAAGACCATAAAAAGAGCGGGTATTTGACGGAAGCCCGCTTGGCTGAACAATTGGCAGATACCATACAAGACATTGAACTGCCCAAAGAAGTGGTAGAGGTGCTTTGTAAGGGGCTTAAACAGAAAGGTTTACGGGCAAACCAGATTAATGCAGGTACTAAGCAAATATTGCAAAAGGAACTGGAGCGCGTAAATGGCCGTATAGAGGCCTTGCTGGATATGTATTTGGACCGTAAAATAACCGATGCGGCCTATCAGGCCAAAAACCGCCAATTACAGGAAGAACGAGAACGTATTGAGGGTGAACTCTCCCGCTGTACGAGAAGTGCCGAAGGGGCCCAGCGGGCTGTGCAGGGGCTGGCTATGCTGTCCGGGCTTAAAAAGTGCTACCGGGAAGCGGATAATTACGGCAAGGCGGACTTATTGCGTGCGGTAGGGGCCAAGTTCTTGCTTACGCAAGACAATCAAATTGTGGTGGAGTATAAAGAGCCGTTTAAGGCTATTTATGAAGCCAAACACCTGGCTCAAACAGACGCCAAAGAGGCGGAAAGGGATAAAAAAACAGCCCTCTTAAACAAGGGCTGTTTGGAAATCTACGACGATAAAAGCGCTCAAGGCGCATCTCAAAGTTGTAGCAGAAATTATTGGGGTGGATGA
- a CDS encoding helix-turn-helix transcriptional regulator codes for MDNIIIQLEEYRLKHRITQQDLARKLGVSFVSVNRWLNGHARPQKLQVYQIKQLLQDKEVQYVK; via the coding sequence ATGGATAATATAATCATTCAACTAGAAGAATACAGATTGAAACATCGTATTACACAGCAGGATTTAGCCCGTAAATTGGGCGTATCCTTTGTATCGGTCAACAGGTGGTTAAATGGCCACGCCAGACCCCAAAAATTACAGGTATATCAGATTAAACAACTTTTACAAGATAAGGAAGTGCAGTATGTTAAATAA
- a CDS encoding GmrSD restriction endonuclease domain-containing protein, with translation MIISPHSLDTDLGQLLAEVATAKIQLPEFQRSWTWDDNRIKGIIASLSQGYPMGAIMRLQYGNPEIKFKYRTITGVKEQNVEPEYLILDGQQRLTSIFQAMYSTEPVKTKTDKNKEIQRYYYFSMEGCLNEEIDRFDAVISVPKDRKIKENFDRDVKLDLSTRDLEYQHKMFPVNIIFDSSRWMDWIFKYRDFYKDDKAACDLLEKFQNAVVNTIKSYKLPVITLDKSTPREAVCKVFENVNTGGVPLTVFELVTATFATYTNPETKEGFDLRKDWKECRDSIQDIGAPLRTDILDDIDETSFLTAVTLYTSYKDKQEGKVGTVSCKKKDVLALNFDSYCKNRAQVVEGFKLAKEFLLKYQYVFRRKDLPYTTQIIPLAAICAFLGRSKCNEPNIVNILTRWYWCGILGEMYGGANETRYANDIEDVIEEVNGRPNPARTINAAFFSATRLLTLQTRLSAAYKGIMALIYKEQCHDFINNTTMDIVHSLSEAPDIHHIFPEDYCKKQGIDKMRYNSIVNKTPILLATNRSIGGDAPSVYIDRILKKVNGLTEEMLKSRIESHLINYTALKNNDFNTYFIDRAKKILIIIEKAMGKTVSDKNSENTIKQFGVSLE, from the coding sequence ATGATTATTTCACCACATTCATTGGACACAGATTTAGGCCAGCTGTTAGCCGAAGTAGCAACGGCTAAAATTCAATTGCCGGAATTCCAACGAAGTTGGACCTGGGATGATAACCGAATTAAGGGGATTATTGCTAGTCTTTCTCAAGGTTATCCAATGGGTGCTATTATGCGTTTACAATATGGAAATCCTGAAATTAAGTTTAAGTATAGAACTATAACTGGTGTAAAAGAACAAAATGTAGAACCAGAATATTTAATTTTGGATGGCCAGCAACGTTTAACTTCTATTTTTCAGGCCATGTATTCCACTGAACCCGTCAAAACTAAAACAGATAAAAATAAAGAGATACAGCGTTATTATTATTTCTCTATGGAGGGGTGTTTAAATGAGGAAATAGACAGATTCGATGCTGTTATATCTGTTCCGAAAGATCGCAAAATCAAAGAAAATTTCGATAGAGATGTAAAATTAGATTTATCAACCAGAGATTTAGAATATCAACATAAAATGTTCCCTGTTAATATTATTTTTGATAGTAGTAGATGGATGGATTGGATTTTTAAATACCGTGATTTTTATAAAGATGATAAAGCTGCATGTGACTTGCTTGAAAAGTTCCAAAACGCAGTGGTTAATACAATCAAGAGCTATAAACTGCCCGTTATCACTCTTGATAAAAGCACACCTCGAGAAGCAGTATGCAAAGTATTTGAAAATGTAAATACTGGGGGAGTACCTTTAACTGTATTTGAATTGGTTACAGCAACTTTTGCTACTTATACTAACCCAGAGACGAAAGAAGGTTTTGATTTAAGGAAAGATTGGAAAGAATGTCGTGATAGTATCCAAGATATTGGAGCCCCGCTCAGAACAGATATTTTAGATGATATCGATGAAACCTCTTTTTTAACAGCGGTTACGTTATATACAAGTTATAAGGATAAACAGGAAGGTAAGGTCGGTACAGTAAGTTGCAAAAAGAAAGATGTCTTAGCTTTAAATTTTGACTCTTATTGTAAAAATAGAGCCCAAGTTGTGGAAGGTTTTAAGCTAGCAAAAGAGTTTTTATTAAAATACCAATATGTGTTTAGGAGGAAAGATCTGCCATATACCACACAGATAATTCCATTGGCTGCTATTTGTGCTTTTTTAGGTAGGAGCAAATGCAATGAGCCTAATATAGTAAATATTTTAACTCGTTGGTATTGGTGTGGTATTTTAGGTGAAATGTATGGTGGAGCAAATGAAACGCGCTATGCAAATGATATAGAAGATGTCATTGAAGAAGTTAATGGTAGGCCAAACCCCGCTAGAACAATTAATGCTGCCTTTTTTTCTGCTACACGTCTATTAACTTTGCAAACACGCTTAAGTGCTGCTTATAAAGGGATTATGGCTCTTATTTATAAAGAGCAATGCCATGATTTTATCAACAACACTACTATGGATATTGTGCATAGCTTATCTGAAGCGCCTGATATTCATCATATTTTCCCTGAAGATTATTGCAAAAAACAGGGTATTGATAAGATGCGTTATAATTCTATTGTCAATAAAACTCCTATTTTGCTAGCTACCAATCGCTCTATTGGTGGGGATGCTCCCAGTGTGTATATAGATAGAATTTTAAAAAAAGTAAATGGACTTACAGAAGAAATGTTGAAATCTCGTATAGAGTCTCATTTGATTAACTATACTGCTTTGAAAAATAATGATTTTAATACATACTTTATTGATAGAGCTAAAAAAATATTAATAATCATTGAAAAAGCTATGGGGAAAACAGTTTCAGATAAAAACTCAGAAAATACAATTAAGCAGTTTGGTGTTTCTCTTGAATAG
- a CDS encoding type I restriction endonuclease subunit R produces MAALKEFNGRYFESEFESAFVSFLEEEGWIYSAGNKLARTKRDVLIANDFKKFLADTQTDLTEEEIAQIFDGVRLAGGESDFATLHKVYGWMVNGVQFTPQNGLARMVPLIDFERPDKNIFRVVNQFAVEYTNNGQKECRRPDLVLFVNGLPLCVIELKNPADERATVYDAWEQITIRYWRDIPHLLHYCPLACISDGVKTRLGTVRTPYEHFYAWRRVNEGDKISSLPFAETQTMIKGVYNPVRFLEIFRDYIHFQDSIYDKDEKEIVCRYPQFFAARLLKRSIVKSVVSKSGKGGTYFGATGCGKTYTMAFLARQLALRCTDVPEIGSPTIILIVDRDDLQKQGARLFTKSTEFLNLGAVSIVKNRHVLREELKARQSGGFYICTIQKFCDRAEDKIGLINDRQNIICFSDEAHRTQLEHSREIKFSKDADENMKAVISKPYAKVLKEAFPHATFVGFTGTPIAETYQTFGDEIDRYTMDQAVADGLTVPIKYHPRIAKVLLNKEKVQEIESYYKKCADDGATAEDVAASKRAMSSMEVILGEPSRLERLAVDIHDHYVAACANDPDRVQKAMIVCSSRAIAYDLLLKFKEKYPEWFVAKKVPDGVTATAEELRELKPMPFMAMVASVGSNDKPEMYNYLGGVKNDKRSENLDTAFKQDKSNFRIVIVVDMWITGFDVPSLTYMYNDKPLKKHLLIQTISRVNRKYPGKEYGLIVDYIGIRDNMREAMKIYGGDSSVAPTADDVTQATKAFREELEILKKMFSGYDLTPFLSLDCEPGKRYSLLSKAAEYVFTSTQELQQEGKKKAQKVSFKTYFLSTVKRMRAAFDVCQPSGNLGEEENALAQCFMAVAGFVRKMSGTSDVDTDTMNRIVAKMVEEALKYNQVESVLESGEEEDLFSPEYFEKLSDVKMPATKLELLVKMLRKQIKEYSRVNQVAAKTFQEMLEKTIAEYHERRKTLTLEEAGETQEQASENIIKSATEQALDILRKMQENKESFRKLGLTFEEKAFYDILLSLRDQHNFEYGTDKKVNGLVINDKCKALAKKVKEIIDTQSSFADWLNNQRVRDQLKLEIKICLIKNGYPPQYSPEVFKKVMQQVENFEENAG; encoded by the coding sequence ATGGCGGCACTAAAAGAGTTTAATGGTCGTTATTTTGAGTCGGAATTTGAAAGCGCCTTTGTGTCTTTCTTGGAAGAAGAAGGCTGGATCTATTCTGCCGGCAATAAACTGGCACGCACCAAAAGAGATGTTTTAATAGCAAATGACTTTAAAAAATTTTTAGCAGACACTCAGACGGATTTAACAGAAGAGGAAATTGCACAAATTTTTGATGGCGTGCGCCTTGCCGGTGGAGAAAGCGACTTTGCCACCCTGCATAAAGTATATGGCTGGATGGTAAATGGCGTTCAGTTTACGCCACAAAACGGCCTGGCACGGATGGTCCCTTTGATTGATTTTGAAAGGCCGGATAAAAATATTTTTCGCGTGGTAAACCAATTTGCTGTGGAATATACCAACAACGGCCAAAAAGAATGCCGCCGACCAGATCTTGTTTTGTTTGTAAATGGCCTTCCGCTGTGCGTGATAGAACTTAAAAACCCGGCTGATGAACGGGCCACCGTTTATGACGCCTGGGAACAAATTACTATCCGGTATTGGCGGGACATTCCTCATTTGTTGCATTATTGCCCGCTTGCATGTATTTCTGATGGGGTAAAAACCCGCTTGGGTACTGTCCGCACCCCCTACGAGCATTTTTATGCCTGGCGGCGTGTTAATGAAGGGGATAAAATATCCTCCCTCCCTTTTGCTGAAACACAGACTATGATTAAAGGGGTGTATAACCCGGTGCGCTTTTTGGAGATTTTTAGAGACTATATCCATTTCCAAGACAGCATTTATGACAAAGACGAAAAAGAAATTGTTTGCCGTTATCCTCAGTTCTTTGCTGCCCGATTATTAAAACGAAGCATTGTAAAATCCGTGGTGTCTAAAAGCGGAAAGGGCGGAACCTACTTTGGGGCTACTGGTTGTGGTAAAACGTACACAATGGCTTTTTTGGCCCGGCAGTTGGCACTGCGTTGCACAGATGTGCCGGAAATTGGTTCCCCAACCATTATTTTAATTGTGGATAGAGATGACCTGCAAAAACAAGGGGCTAGACTATTTACTAAAAGTACGGAATTCTTAAACTTGGGGGCTGTTTCTATTGTTAAAAATAGACATGTCTTGCGGGAAGAACTGAAAGCACGGCAAAGCGGCGGTTTTTATATTTGCACGATTCAAAAATTTTGTGACCGGGCCGAGGATAAAATAGGCTTAATAAATGACCGCCAAAACATTATATGCTTTTCGGACGAAGCACATAGAACCCAGCTGGAACATTCAAGAGAAATAAAATTCAGCAAAGATGCTGATGAGAACATGAAAGCCGTTATTTCCAAGCCCTATGCCAAAGTGTTAAAAGAGGCTTTCCCTCACGCTACCTTTGTTGGTTTTACCGGTACACCCATTGCAGAAACATACCAAACATTTGGGGATGAAATTGACCGTTATACTATGGACCAGGCTGTTGCCGATGGGTTAACCGTGCCTATTAAGTATCATCCAAGAATTGCAAAAGTATTATTAAACAAAGAAAAAGTTCAGGAAATTGAATCCTACTATAAAAAATGTGCTGATGATGGCGCAACAGCAGAAGATGTGGCAGCGAGCAAGCGGGCTATGAGTTCTATGGAAGTGATATTAGGGGAACCCTCCCGCTTGGAAAGGCTGGCGGTAGACATTCATGACCATTATGTGGCTGCGTGTGCCAATGACCCGGATAGAGTGCAAAAAGCTATGATTGTATGCTCCAGCCGGGCTATTGCATATGATTTGCTATTAAAGTTTAAAGAAAAATATCCCGAGTGGTTTGTGGCTAAAAAAGTGCCGGATGGTGTTACTGCCACGGCCGAAGAACTGAGAGAATTAAAGCCTATGCCTTTTATGGCTATGGTTGCCAGTGTGGGTAGCAATGATAAACCGGAAATGTATAATTATCTGGGCGGTGTAAAAAATGATAAACGCTCCGAAAATTTAGACACTGCTTTCAAACAAGATAAGTCCAATTTTCGCATAGTGATTGTAGTGGATATGTGGATTACGGGTTTTGATGTCCCCTCTTTGACTTATATGTATAACGATAAGCCCTTAAAAAAACATTTGCTAATTCAAACAATTAGCCGTGTAAACCGAAAATATCCGGGGAAGGAGTATGGCTTAATCGTAGATTATATTGGTATCCGCGACAATATGCGCGAAGCCATGAAAATTTATGGTGGAGATTCTTCGGTTGCTCCTACAGCAGATGATGTTACACAGGCTACTAAAGCATTTAGAGAAGAATTGGAAATTCTTAAAAAAATGTTTTCTGGCTATGATTTAACCCCGTTTTTAAGTTTAGACTGCGAACCGGGAAAACGATACTCCTTATTATCAAAAGCAGCCGAATATGTGTTTACTTCTACACAAGAATTGCAACAAGAAGGCAAGAAGAAAGCTCAAAAAGTATCTTTTAAAACCTATTTTTTGAGTACAGTTAAAAGAATGCGTGCTGCTTTTGACGTGTGCCAGCCTTCCGGTAATTTGGGAGAAGAAGAAAATGCTTTGGCGCAATGTTTTATGGCTGTAGCAGGTTTTGTGCGTAAGATGAGTGGAACATCGGATGTGGATACAGATACGATGAACCGTATAGTAGCCAAAATGGTGGAAGAAGCCTTGAAATACAATCAAGTGGAAAGTGTCCTTGAGAGTGGCGAGGAAGAAGATTTATTTTCCCCAGAGTATTTTGAAAAATTATCGGATGTAAAAATGCCGGCTACCAAATTGGAATTACTTGTTAAAATGCTCCGTAAACAAATTAAGGAGTATAGCCGTGTGAACCAAGTTGCAGCAAAAACTTTTCAAGAAATGCTTGAAAAGACAATTGCAGAGTATCATGAACGACGTAAAACACTTACATTGGAAGAAGCCGGGGAAACACAAGAGCAGGCGTCTGAAAATATTATTAAGAGCGCTACGGAGCAGGCGTTGGATATTTTGCGTAAAATGCAAGAAAATAAAGAAAGTTTCCGTAAATTAGGCTTAACTTTTGAGGAGAAAGCCTTTTATGACATCTTGCTTTCTTTGCGGGATCAACATAACTTTGAATATGGTACAGATAAAAAGGTAAATGGATTAGTGATTAATGATAAATGCAAAGCGTTGGCTAAAAAAGTTAAAGAAATCATTGATACACAATCCTCCTTTGCAGACTGGCTGAATAATCAAAGGGTTAGAGATCAGCTGAAGTTAGAAATAAAAATATGTTTGATTAAAAATGGTTACCCTCCACAATATAGTCCCGAAGTATTTAAAAAAGTGATGCAACAGGTGGAAAATTTTGAAGAAAATGCGGGGTAA
- a CDS encoding restriction endonuclease subunit S → MALTKYKLGNLIEQRREKYDGEANIQAWGVSCDGFISPKQDSADTSVYNVFYKNDFVFNPARMERNSIALNIFFDKAICSSLYEIFFIKRPDIILPEYLNMFVKRNEFARKCWFEAVGSARNYFRVANLGEFEIDLPSIEIQQKYVDIYKAMVANQKSYEQGLDDLKLVCDAYIEDLRRKMPCEKIGPYIEECHEKNDNNLINLFQGVTVDHIFTDPKRIAEDSENGSIVRTGQFAFNKVMKAHNTKLPIALREGPDCVVSNSYQVFKITNSNKLLPKYLLIWMNRSETQRYAGFMAFGTTRDIFTFQDMQEISIPLPHITVQQNIIDIFSSYQKRSAINEKLKELIKNICPILIKGAMEEGQKEA, encoded by the coding sequence ATGGCCTTGACTAAATATAAATTGGGGAATTTAATTGAACAACGCCGCGAAAAATATGATGGAGAAGCCAATATCCAAGCGTGGGGGGTTTCTTGTGATGGATTTATTTCTCCCAAACAAGATAGTGCTGATACTTCTGTTTATAATGTTTTCTACAAAAATGATTTTGTATTTAATCCTGCTAGAATGGAACGCAACTCCATAGCGTTAAATATATTTTTTGACAAAGCCATCTGCTCATCTTTGTATGAAATTTTTTTTATAAAACGGCCAGATATCATATTACCAGAATATCTCAATATGTTCGTCAAGCGTAATGAATTTGCTAGAAAATGTTGGTTTGAAGCTGTTGGATCTGCTCGTAATTATTTTAGGGTTGCAAATTTGGGGGAATTTGAGATTGATCTCCCATCCATAGAAATTCAGCAGAAGTATGTGGATATTTATAAAGCAATGGTGGCTAACCAAAAAAGTTACGAGCAAGGCTTGGACGATTTAAAACTCGTTTGTGATGCCTATATTGAAGACTTGCGCCGCAAAATGCCTTGTGAAAAAATAGGCCCATATATTGAAGAATGTCATGAAAAAAATGACAACAATTTAATTAACTTGTTCCAAGGTGTTACAGTCGATCATATCTTTACAGATCCCAAAAGAATTGCCGAAGATTCTGAAAATGGAAGTATTGTTAGGACAGGGCAATTTGCCTTTAATAAAGTAATGAAAGCGCACAATACAAAATTACCTATTGCTCTTCGTGAGGGTCCTGATTGTGTTGTTTCTAATTCATATCAAGTTTTTAAGATAACGAATTCCAACAAATTATTACCAAAGTATTTATTAATATGGATGAATCGTTCAGAAACCCAGCGATATGCAGGTTTTATGGCTTTTGGTACTACTAGGGATATTTTTACTTTTCAAGATATGCAAGAAATTTCTATTCCATTACCTCATATTACTGTTCAACAAAATATCATTGATATATTTTCTTCATATCAAAAAAGAAGTGCGATTAATGAAAAACTGAAAGAGCTAATTAAAAATATCTGTCCCATCCTAATTAAAGGCGCTATGGAAGAAGGCCAAAAGGAGGCATAA